A single Lolium perenne isolate Kyuss_39 chromosome 6, Kyuss_2.0, whole genome shotgun sequence DNA region contains:
- the LOC127310563 gene encoding uncharacterized protein, producing MTIDDFMSVVPHWADNNKRAAFMELVKNWVGENPDFKAVSDRNKANRGNQGTHSAGSSSTDRYRERLGKKLGRELGEMEAWTHMKLVTPRPNEPRPAPEMYYGKAKENKERYCEEYAKLHPEVEDPMTEPVDEVAMMLAGSGQPHGRPACLAGGFKPQRNFTQIKATLPSGSYATSSRTTCRSRVEVDTQLEEAYAVAYEEYLEKIKEHDLVKDAYVQWTSNQMASFTRFMMTGVREEPLPEPPHPGPTPVFPSKEEFYIMYKRQRQLTPGLGESGNDTPCGTPMHPGRHSPGASAEPRHFSGSGGSRRGSTSPSTVEIQRPHFTHSELDRL from the exons atgacgatagatgacttcatgtcg gttgtaccacattgggctgataataataagagggccgccttcatggagttggtcaagaattgggtcggcgaaaaccccgatttcaaggccgtgagcgaccggaacaaggccaaccgtgggaatcagggaacacacagtgcggggagcagcagcaccgatcgctatcgggagcgtctg gggaagaagctcgggagggaacttggtgagatggaagcgtggacgcacatgaagctggtgacgccccgtccgaacgagcctcggcccgcgcctgagatgtactacggcaaggccaaagagaacaaggaaagatactgcgaggagtacgccaagctccatccagaggtggaggaccctatgaccgagccggtcgacgaggtggcgatgatgctggcggggtccggccagccgcatggacgtcctgcctgccttgctgggggtttcaagcctcagaggaacttcacgcagatcaaggctaccctcccctccggcagctacgctacctcctcgcggactacatgccgttctcgggtagaggtagat actcagctcgaggaggcctatgcagtagcttacgaggagtatctcgagaagattaaggagcatgaccttgtgaaagatgcctatgtccagtggacgagcaaccagatggcg agtttcactcggttcatgatgactggagtgcgagaggaaccactcccagagccacctcatccggggccgacgccagtgttcccgtccaaggaggagttctatatcatgtacaagcgtcagcgtcagttgaccccg ggattgggagaatccgggaacgacactccttgtggtacgccgatgcaccccggtcgccattctcctggtgcttctgccgaacctcggcatttttctggttccggtggctctcgtcgtggttctacctccccgagcaccgtcgaaatacagcggcctcacttcacccactcggagctagatcgtctgtag